In Bombus pascuorum chromosome 13, iyBomPasc1.1, whole genome shotgun sequence, a single genomic region encodes these proteins:
- the LOC132913331 gene encoding dual specificity mitogen-activated protein kinase kinase 6 isoform X1 has product MAVRRGNRNLKLQVSEETPVPVTPPRNLDKRTTITIGDKTFVVEADDLETICILGRGAYGIVDKVRHKQSGTIMAVKRITATVNTQEQKRLLMDLDISMRSSACQYTVQFYGALFREGDVWICMEVMDMSLDKFYTKVYKHGRAIPEDILGKIAFAVVSALHYLYSQLRVIHRDVKPSNILINRKGEVKICDFGISGYLVDSVAKTIDAGCKPYMAPERIDPSGNPSQYDIRSDVWSLGISLVELATGKFPYESWGTPFEQLKQVVKDEAPKLPADKFSANFEEFINKCLMKDYTARPNYNQLLKLDFITEHAKKDINVAEFVGEILDLPEVE; this is encoded by the exons ATGGCTGTACGTCGAGGAAACAGAAACTTGAAGTTGCAGGTCTCTGAAGAGACACCTGTGCCtgt cacTCCGCCAAGAAATTTGGATAAAAGAACTACAATAACCATAGGTGATAAAACATTTGTAGTAGAGGCAGATGATTTAGAAACAATCTGTATCCTTGGACGAGGAGCATATGGTATTGTGGATAAAGTACGACACAAACAGAGCGGTACTATTATGGCAGTcaag aGAATAACTGCAACAGTTAATACACAGGAACAAAAACGTTTACTTATGGATTTAGATATTTCGATGCGTAGTTCAGCATGTCAATATACAGTACAATTTTATGGAGCATTGTTTAGGGAAGGAGATGTTTGGATATGTATGGAAGTTATGGATATGAGTTTGgacaaattttatacaaaagtatataaGCATGGTCGTGCCATTCCTGAAGATATTTTAGGGAAAATTGCTTTTGCA GTAGTAAGTGCATTACATTATCTGTACTCACAGTTACGGGTGATCCACAGGGATGTGAAAcctagtaatattttaattaatcgaaaagGAGAGGTCAAGATCTGTGACTTTGGTATATCTGGTTATCTTGTGGATTCTGTTGCTAAGACTATTGATGCCGGTTGTAAACCATACATGGCT CCAGAAAGGATAGACCCGTCGGGTAACCCTTCACAGTATGACATCAGATCTGATGTTTGGTCGTTAGGTATATCTCTTGTTGAACTAGCAACAGGAAAATTTCCCTATGAATCTTGGGGTACACCTTTTGAACAATTAAAACAAGTTGTAAAGGATGAAGCACCAAAGCTGCCAGCTGATAAATTTTCGGccaattttgaagaatttatcAATAAATG TTTAATGAAAGATTATACTGCCCGTCCAAATTATAATCAATTATTGAAACTTGATTTTATCACAGAGCATGCCAAAAAGGACATAAATGTTGCTGAATTTGTTGGAGAAATTTTGGACCTACCTGAAGTTGAGTAA
- the LOC132913331 gene encoding dual specificity mitogen-activated protein kinase kinase 3 isoform X2, with protein MAVRRGNRNLKLQVSEETPVPVTPPRNLDKRTTITIGDKTFVVEADDLETICILGRGAYGIVDKVRHKQSGTIMAVKRITATVNTQEQKRLLMDLDISMRSSACQYTVQFYGALFREGDVWICMEVMDMSLDKFYTKVYKHGRAIPEDILGKIAFAVVSALHYLYSQLRVIHRDVKPSNILINRKGEVKICDFGISGYLVDSVAKTIDAGCKPYMAPERIDPSGNPSQYDIRSDVWSLGISLVELATGKFPYESWGTPFEQLKQVVKDEAPKLPADKFSANFEEFINK; from the exons ATGGCTGTACGTCGAGGAAACAGAAACTTGAAGTTGCAGGTCTCTGAAGAGACACCTGTGCCtgt cacTCCGCCAAGAAATTTGGATAAAAGAACTACAATAACCATAGGTGATAAAACATTTGTAGTAGAGGCAGATGATTTAGAAACAATCTGTATCCTTGGACGAGGAGCATATGGTATTGTGGATAAAGTACGACACAAACAGAGCGGTACTATTATGGCAGTcaag aGAATAACTGCAACAGTTAATACACAGGAACAAAAACGTTTACTTATGGATTTAGATATTTCGATGCGTAGTTCAGCATGTCAATATACAGTACAATTTTATGGAGCATTGTTTAGGGAAGGAGATGTTTGGATATGTATGGAAGTTATGGATATGAGTTTGgacaaattttatacaaaagtatataaGCATGGTCGTGCCATTCCTGAAGATATTTTAGGGAAAATTGCTTTTGCA GTAGTAAGTGCATTACATTATCTGTACTCACAGTTACGGGTGATCCACAGGGATGTGAAAcctagtaatattttaattaatcgaaaagGAGAGGTCAAGATCTGTGACTTTGGTATATCTGGTTATCTTGTGGATTCTGTTGCTAAGACTATTGATGCCGGTTGTAAACCATACATGGCT CCAGAAAGGATAGACCCGTCGGGTAACCCTTCACAGTATGACATCAGATCTGATGTTTGGTCGTTAGGTATATCTCTTGTTGAACTAGCAACAGGAAAATTTCCCTATGAATCTTGGGGTACACCTTTTGAACAATTAAAACAAGTTGTAAAGGATGAAGCACCAAAGCTGCCAGCTGATAAATTTTCGGccaattttgaagaatttatcAATAAATG A